In the Saccharococcus thermophilus genome, CGCCGCCCCTTGATACGGCTCAATGGCCGACGGGTGGTTATGGCTTTCGATTTTAAATGCCACCGCCAAGCCGTCGCCGATATCCACAATACCCGCTCCTTCGCCCGGGCCTTGGAGCACATGCTTTCCTTCCGTCGGAAACTTTTTTAACACCGGCTTCGAGTTTTTGTAGCTGCAATGCTCGGACCACATGACAGAAAAAATTCCTGTTTCCGTGTAGTTCGGCAAGCGGCCCAAAATCTTTTCAATCATCGCAAATTCTTCGTCCGTCAGTCCCATTTCCCGATATAATTTTTCGTCTTTAATCACTGTTGGACTTGGCTCAAGCAGTAATGACATGTGTTTCCCTCCAGTATTTCACGATCGATTGGAACAGCTTTAACCCGTCAGCGCTGCCAAGCAGCACATCCACCGCCCGCTCCGGATGCGGCATCATGCCAAGCACATTGCCTTTTTCATTGACAATTCCGGCAATATCGGCTAAGCTACCATTTGGATTTTCTCCGTGATAGCGAAAAACGATTTGCCGATTTTCGATCAGCCGCTTTAGCGTTGGCTCGTCACAATAATAATTGCCTTCGCCATGGGCGATCGGAATCGTAATGATTTCACCTTGTTCGTACGAAGACGTAAACATCGTTTCGTTGTTTTCTACTTTTAACGACACCGGGCGGCAAATAAATTTCAAACTGTTATTGCGGCGCATTGCCCCCGGAAGCAGCCCTGCCTCTAGCAAAATTTGAAACCCGTTGCATACGCCTAATATCGGCTTTCCTTCTTCCGCCGCTTTTTGGACCGCTTTCATGACGTTGGAGAAGCGGGCGATCGCTCCGGAGCGAAGGTAATCGCCATATGAAAATCCTCCCGGTAGCAAAATCGCGTCAAAACGGTCAAGGTTTTCCTCATCATGCCATACGTATTCGACTTCTTCTTGCAACTCGTCGGCAATCGCATGATACATATCAACGTCACAATTGGACCCTGGAAACACGATCACAGCAAATTTCACTGGACGACTACCTCCTCAATTTCATAACGGTAGTCTTCAATAACCGTATTGGCCAACAGCTTTTCACACATCTCCCGCACCAGTTCGTTGATATCGCGGTCGCTTTTCTCGATGACAAGCTCCATAAATTTTCCGATCCGCACATCCTGCACTTCCGTATACGATAAGCTGTGAAGCGCGCCTTTGACCGCCGTTCCTTGCGGGTCAAGCACACTTTCACGCAATGTTACATATACTTTTACTTTATACATGCTGATTCTCCCCCTAATCGTTGTAAAATCGCTTCGTATGCATCCGTTAAGCTTCCTAAATCGCGGCGGAACACGTCTTTATCCAGCTTTTCGTTCGTTTCCATATCCCACAGACGACACGTATCCGGCGAAATCTCATCGGCAAGCAATATTTCTCCTTTTGCATCGATGCCAAATTCCAGTTTA is a window encoding:
- the purQ gene encoding phosphoribosylformylglycinamidine synthase subunit PurQ produces the protein MKFAVIVFPGSNCDVDMYHAIADELQEEVEYVWHDEENLDRFDAILLPGGFSYGDYLRSGAIARFSNVMKAVQKAAEEGKPILGVCNGFQILLEAGLLPGAMRRNNSLKFICRPVSLKVENNETMFTSSYEQGEIITIPIAHGEGNYYCDEPTLKRLIENRQIVFRYHGENPNGSLADIAGIVNEKGNVLGMMPHPERAVDVLLGSADGLKLFQSIVKYWRETHVITA
- the purS gene encoding phosphoribosylformylglycinamidine synthase subunit PurS, with amino-acid sequence MYKVKVYVTLRESVLDPQGTAVKGALHSLSYTEVQDVRIGKFMELVIEKSDRDINELVREMCEKLLANTVIEDYRYEIEEVVVQ